In a single window of the Raphanus sativus cultivar WK10039 chromosome 9, ASM80110v3, whole genome shotgun sequence genome:
- the LOC108825162 gene encoding disease resistance protein RML1B-like yields the protein MNDSEDYSHLSHYTFYLSQDYSLPFSISLSSSLMASSSFTSRNYIYSVFASFHGPDVRKTLLSHIREQFTHSGITMFDDQAIARSATIAPSLTEAIKESRISIVILSKNYASSSWCLNELVEILERKKAMGQIVMTIFYGVDPSDVRKQTGEFGIAFNETCASKTDEERQKWSKALNEVGNIAGEDFLRWSNEAKMIKKIARDVSNKLNATPSRDFDGMVGLEAHLREMESLLDFDDDGVKVVAISGPAGIGKTTIARAIHSLHSYRFQLTCFVDNLRGSYPNGFDEYGLKLRLQEEFLSNILKQDGIRICHLGVIEERLHDQRVLIILDDVNNIKQLEALAGDISWFGRGSRVVVTTENKELLQQHGINNTYHVEFPSRRDAHEILCRYAFKQSYPHAGFEELALQVTDLCGNLPLGLRVVGSSLRGKKEDEWEDVMNRLESVLDRDIEEVLRVGYESLDENEQTLFLHIAVFLNYEDGNIVKTMFDDGDLDVKHGLKVLENRSLIELYDKKETIKMHRLLQQMGIKAIHKQEPWKRRILIDAPEICDVLEHAKGTRVISGISFDTSDIDEVSISPRAFRRMPKLRFLRVYKSKEAGNDVVHIPEDMEFPRRLRLLHWEAYPNKCLHPSFHPEYLVKLDMQDSQLEYLLLDKLQK from the exons ATGAACGATAGCGAAGATTATAGTCAT ctTTCCCACTAcacattttatttatctcaagaCTACTCATTACCCTTTTCCATTTCTCTTAGCTCGTCTCTCATGGCATCTTCCTCATTTACGTCTCGTAACTACATCTACAGTGTCTTTGCGAGCTTCCACGGTCCAGACGTCCGTAAAACACTTCTCAGTCACATACGTGAACAGTTTACCCACAGCGGGATCACTATGTTCGATGATCAGGCGATTGCGAGAAGCGCAACCATCGCCCCTTCACTCACAGAAGCTATAAAAGAATCTAGGATCTCGATCGTGATTCTCTCCAAGAACTATGCTTCGTCAAGCTGGTGTTTAAATGAACTGGTGGAGATATTGGAACGCAAGAAAGCTATGGGGCAGATAGTCATGACCATCTTCTATGGAGTGGATCCATCCGATGTACGGAAACAGACCGGGGAATTCGGGATCGCTTTCAATGAAACTTGTGCAAGTAAGACGGACGAGGAAAGGCAGAAATGGAGCAAAGCTTTGAACGAAGTGGGTAACATTGCTGGAGAAGACTTCTTAAGATG GTCAAACGAAGCAAAAATGATCAAGAAAATTGCCAGAGATGTTTCAAATAAACTGAATGCTACACCGTCTAGGGATTTTGATGGCATGGTTGGACTTGAAGCTCATTTGAGAGAAATGGAGTCTTTGTTGGATTTTGATGACGATGGAGTTAAGGTGGTTGCGATCTCTGGTCCTGCAGGCATTGGTAAGACTACCATAGCTAGAGCAATACATAGCTTGCACTCTTATAGGTTCCAGCTTACTTGTTTTGTTGACAATCTTAGAGGAAGCTATCCCAATGGTTTTGATGAGTATGGTTTGAAGCTGCGTTTACaagaagagtttctttcgaATATTTTGAAACAAGATGGTATTAGGATATGCCATTTAGGTGTGATAGAAGAAAGGCTACACGACCAGAGAGTGCTAATCATTCTTGATGATGTGAACAATATAAAACAATTGGAGGCGTTGGCTGGAGACATTTCTTGGTTTGGTCGTGGAAGTAGGGTTGTGGTTACCACGGAAAACAAAGAGCTTCTGCAGCAACATGGTATCAACAATACGTACCATGTTGAGTTTCCATCTAGAAGAGACGCTCATGAGATCCTGTGTAGATATGCTTTTAAACAAAGCTATCCACATGCTGGTTTTGAAGAGCTTGCATTACAAGTAACTGACCTTTGTGGTAATCTTCCATTGGGTCTACGTGTGGTGGGTTCATCTTTACGTGGGAAGAAAGAAGACGAGTGGGAAGATGTAATGAACAGGCTGGAATCTGTTCTTGATCGAGATATTGAGGAAGTACTAAGAGTGGGCTATGAAAGTTTAGATGAGAATGAGCAAACGCTATTTCTCCACATTGCAGTCTTCTTGAACTATGAAGATGGTAATATTGTGAAAACCATGTTTGATGACGGTGACTTGGATGTCAAACACGGGTTGAAAGTCCTTGAAAACAGATCTCTGATAGAGTTATATGACAAGAAGGAAACAATAAAGATGCACAGATTACTACAACAAATGGGTATAAAAGCCATCCATAAACAAGAGCCCTGGAAACGCCGGATCCTGATAGATGCTCCAGAGATATGTGATGTTCTTGAACATGCAAAA GGTACTAGAGTTATCTCCGGCATATCATTTGATACATCTGATATTGATGAAGTATCTATAAGCCCGAGAGCTTTCAGAAGAATGCCAAAACTTCGATTCCTCAGAGTTTACAAAAGTAAAGAGGCTGGGAATGATGTAGTGCATATACCTGAGGATATGGAGTTTCCGCGTCGTCTAAGGTTACTGCATTGGGAGGCATACCCAAACAAGTGTCTTCATCCTTCCTTTCATCCTGAATATCTTGTGAAACTTGATATGCAAGATAGCCAGCTCGAGTACCTcttgttggataagcttcaaaaatag
- the LOC130499733 gene encoding disease resistance protein RML1B-like, with the protein MDHCTNLQVIPAHMNLESLKRVSMKGCSRLRHIPFMSKNNIRQMDISETAVEDVATSTSLRTRPLSYSMIGCRKLKEITHLPKKLTSLPELPSQLMLLSANDCESLEEVASPLHNPNARMSFTNCFKLRHQAIIQQWFCLGSAFLPGRQVPPEFDHRARGSSLTLAHSASTRFKVCLVLLPNHQIREDRSSQLLCRRVVNGDVANSDDKSFNFDLSRCRAEHLFIFPSGLFEEDDEEEGLPEVHREIVFEFSSKYNDFDVVECGAKFLTDENSYESESDQAAMTIASFMGAMNVDPTPIIASLMRYESMKAKYSNERAEIQLVIANGDNEQTTSCCRNISSLVSSVNSRYL; encoded by the exons ATGGATCACTGCACAAACCTACAAGTCATACCAGCTCACATGAACTTGGAATCTCTTAAACGTGTAAGTATGAAAGGATGCTCAAGACTGAGACATATTCCATTTATGTCAAAGAATAATATTAGGCAGATGGATATATCAGAGACAGCGGTTGAAGATGTAGCTACATCAACTAGCCTTCGCACTCGTCCTCTATCTTACTCTATGATAGGCTGTCGCAAGCTCAAGGAAATAACACATCTCCCTAA AAAACTAACGTCATTGCCAGAGCTTCCTTCTCAGCTCATGCTCCTATCTGCAAACGATTGTGAGTCACTCGAGGAAGTCGCTTCCCCTCTTCACAACCCGAATGCGAGAATGTCTTTCACCAACTGCTTCAAACTGCGACATCAAGCAATCATCCAACAATGGTTCTGTCTCGGGTCTGCTTTCTTACCGGGAAGACAAGTACCTCCAGAGTTCGATCACCGAGCCAGAGGAAGTTCCTTAACACTTGCTCACTCTGCTTCCACCAGATTCAAGGTTTGCCTCGTGCTCTTACCAAACCATCAAATCAGAGAGGATAGATCTTCACAACTCCTATGTCGTCGCGTAGTCAACGGCGACGTGGCAAACTCTGATGACAAGTCGTTCAACTTCGACCTATCCAGATGTCGAGCGGAACATCTTTTTATATTTCCCTCTGGCTTGTTTGAAGAAGATGACGAAGAAGAAGGCCTTCCTGAAGTTCACAGAGAGATAGTGTTCGAGTTCAGCAGCAAATACAACGACTTTGACGTTGTTGAATGTGGTGCCAAGTTCTTGACGGACGAAAACAGCTATGAATCTGAATCAGACCAAGCAGCGATGACGATAGCCTCGTTCATGGGAGCTATGAATGTGGATCCAACGCCAATAATAGCATCATTGATGAGATATGAGTCCATGAAGGCCAAATATAGTAATGAAAGAGCTGAGATCCAACTAGTCATAGCGAATGGGGATAACGAACAAACAACTAGTTGTTGCCGCAATATCTCCTCCCTAGTCAGTTCTGTAAATTCTCGATACTTGTAA
- the LOC108826825 gene encoding BTB/POZ domain-containing protein At1g63850 — translation MDFSTTTTTITSTAANGYSSPRDSSIPSSFTKFNSALTAGLLNPMSPPPPPPATLDKSSRASPTLFEMMSSESGSPVQIQNLAPPPSSSSRTTSGSHLVISAQDKQALAMQRISNLLVTRSPGNQFNDPASSDVKLTLSSKDGICVTMCVHRQILVAHSRFFAVKLSDRWSKQQMAPPPSSSPYIVEISDCDDVEVYIETLMLMYCRDLRKKMMRQDVSRVLGILKVSAAIGFDAGVLSCLEYLEAAPWSEDEECRIASLLSELHLENVGATEVLRRVSVEASHNGSNDEVLLNLLHIVLEGKDEKARRDMKTLVSKMLRENSSGNDLRKESLYLACDGCLHKLKRQFLQAAESDLENVDQIARQADNLHWILDILIDRQIAEDFLVMWASLSELSDVHGKVPVVHRFEISRVTARIFVGIGKGQILTPKEVRCLLLRNWLTPFYDDFAWMKRASKGLDRYLVEDGLSNTILTLPLAWQQEFFLAWFDRFLNSNEDCPNIQRGFEVWWRRAFWRRKEQSQESPRLRIIASATDNS, via the exons ATGGACTTCTCCACAACAACGACGACGATTACTTCCACGGCGGCGAACGGTTACAGCTCGCCGCGAGACTCTTCAATCCCTTCGAGCTTCACAAAGTTCAACTCCGCTCTAACCGCGGGCCTCCTCAATCCgatgtctcctcctcctcctcctccggcgaCGCTCGACAAGTCGTCGCGAGCTAGCCCGACGCTATTCGAGATGATGTCCAGCGAATCCGGATCTCCGGTCCAGATCCAGAACCTCGCGCCTCCTCCGTCTTCCTCCTCGAGGACGACGAGCGGGAGCCATCTCGTCATCTCGGCTCAGGACAAGCAAGCCCTCGCAATGCAGCGGATATCGAATCTCTTAGTGACTCGGAGCCCCGGGAACCAGTTCAACGACCCGGCTTCGAGCGACGTGAAGCTCACTCTGAGCTCCAAAGACGGGATTTGCGTCACGATGTGCGTGCACAGGCAGATTCTCGTCGCTCACAGTAGGTTCTTCGCCGTGAAGCTTTCCGATCGATGGTCGAAACAGCAGATGGCGCCTCCTCCGTCGTCTTCTCCTTACATTGTCGAGATCTCGGATTGTGATGACGTGGAGGTTTATATAGAGACGTTGATGTTGATGTACTGTAGGGAtctaaggaagaagatgatgaggcAGGATGTTTCTAGGGTTCTTGGTATCTTGAAG GTTTCTGCGGCTATTGGGTTTGACGCTGGAGTGCTGTCGTGTCTGGAGTATTTGGAAGCTGCACCGTGGTCGGAAGATGAAGAGTGCAGGATCGCTTCGTTGTTGTCTGAGCTACACCTTGAGAACGTGGGAGCTACAGAAGTTTTGAGAAGGGTTTCTGTGGAAGCTAGTCATAATGGGAGCAACGATGAGGTGCTTTTAAATCTTTTGCATATAGTTCTCGAGGGGAAAGACGAGAAGGCGAGGCGTGACATGAAGACCCTCGTTTCGAAAATGCTTAGAGAGAACTCCTCTGGGAACGATCTTAGGAAAGAGTCATTGTATTTAGCCTGTGACGGGTGTTTGCATAAGCTCAAGCGTCAGTTTCTGCAAGCGGCGGAGTCTGATTTGGAGAATGTGGATCAGATAGCGAGACAAGCGGATAATCTGCACTGGATTTTGGATATTTTGATTGATAGACAGATCGCAGAGGATTTTCTTGTGATGTGGGCTTCGTTATCTGAGCTGTCTGATGTGCACGGTAAGGTTCCCGTTGTTCATAGGTTTGAGATTAGTAGAGTGACGGCGAGGATCTTTGTTGGGATTGGGAAGGGGCAGATTCTGACTCCGAAGGAGGTGAGGTGCTTGTTGCTGAGGAACTGGTTGACACCTTTCTATGATGATTTCGCGTGGATGAAGAGAGCGTCGAAAGGGCTTGATCGGTATTTAGTGGAGGATGGTTTGAGCAATACCATTCTCACACTTCCTCTTGCTTGGCAGCAAGAGTTTTTCTTGGCTTGGTTTGATCGGTTCTTGAACTCGAATGAAGACTGTCCTAATATCCAGAGAGGGTTTGAAGTTTGGTGGAGACGGGCCTTCTGGAGAAGGAAAGAACAGAGTCAAGAGTCTCCTCGGCTTAGAATCATAGCTTCGGCCACTGATAACTCTTGA